One window of the Bradyrhizobium sp. NP1 genome contains the following:
- the lepB gene encoding signal peptidase I: protein MSVTSGTKTESGLGETIRVVIHALLIALVIRTFLFQPFNIPSGSMKATLLVGDYLFVSKYSYGYSHYSIPLSPPLFSGRIFGSEPNRGDIVVFRLPKDDSTDYIKRVIGLPGDRIQMKEGLLYINDVPVQRERISDFIGEDPCGSSDATARVKRWKETLPNGVSYETLDCVDNGFYDNTNIYTVPAGHFFMMGDNRDNSTDSRVLSAVGYVPFENIVGRAQMIFFSIAEGEHAWMIWRWPTAVRWNRLFKIVR from the coding sequence ATGAGCGTGACTTCAGGGACGAAAACCGAAAGCGGCCTGGGCGAAACCATCCGCGTCGTCATCCATGCCCTCTTGATCGCGCTCGTGATCCGCACCTTCCTGTTCCAGCCCTTCAACATCCCCTCCGGCTCGATGAAGGCGACGCTGCTGGTCGGCGACTACCTGTTCGTATCGAAATATTCCTACGGCTACAGCCATTATTCGATCCCGCTGTCGCCGCCGTTGTTCTCGGGCCGCATCTTCGGCTCGGAGCCCAATCGCGGCGACATCGTCGTGTTCCGCCTGCCGAAGGATGATTCCACCGACTACATCAAGCGCGTGATCGGCCTGCCCGGCGACCGCATCCAGATGAAGGAAGGGCTGCTCTACATCAACGACGTGCCGGTCCAGCGCGAACGCATCAGCGATTTCATCGGCGAGGACCCCTGCGGGTCGTCGGACGCGACCGCGCGGGTGAAGCGCTGGAAGGAGACGCTGCCGAACGGCGTCAGCTACGAGACGCTCGATTGCGTCGACAACGGCTTCTACGACAACACCAACATCTACACGGTGCCGGCCGGCCACTTCTTCATGATGGGCGACAACCGCGACAACTCAACCGACAGCCGCGTGCTGTCGGCGGTCGGCTATGTGCCGTTCGAAAACATCGTCGGCCGCGCCCAGATGATCTTCTTTTCGATCGCCGAAGGCGAGCATGCCTGGATGATCTGGCGCTGGCCGACGGCAGTGCGCTGGAATCGCCTCTTCAAAATCGTGCGATGA
- a CDS encoding ABC transporter substrate-binding protein — protein MLVRRRNFLAGALGLPFVRLSLAHAQSTAKPIEIGFVYEGIGAASIPRAKAFQEGLRSKGYEEGRNITTVIRNGESHPDQFEPLVRELVQRDVKVLFAVGPAMTRLAKAATPTIPIVALDLESDPIKAGLVQSITRPGGNLTGMFFDFPDFAKKWLQLLSEAVPGLARPAMLWDPATGKYQADAVSEEARSRGLSLQVLPVRSPADFEPAFANGVDAKADAMLVLSSPLFGTNPKLIADLAIQRRLPAITFYPEFARVGGLLAYGTNLIDLFFQAGVLVAKILDGERPATLPVERPSRFQLVVNLKTAALLGVTMPTSILLRADEVIE, from the coding sequence ATGCTGGTGCGGCGTCGCAATTTCCTGGCCGGGGCCCTCGGCCTGCCCTTCGTCCGGCTCAGCCTGGCCCATGCGCAGAGCACTGCCAAACCGATCGAGATCGGCTTCGTCTACGAAGGCATCGGCGCCGCCAGCATCCCCAGGGCCAAGGCCTTCCAGGAAGGGCTTCGCTCGAAGGGCTATGAGGAAGGCCGCAACATCACGACCGTGATCCGCAACGGCGAGTCGCATCCCGATCAGTTTGAGCCGCTGGTCCGCGAACTGGTGCAACGTGACGTCAAGGTCCTGTTTGCGGTCGGTCCCGCCATGACGCGGCTCGCCAAGGCCGCGACGCCGACAATCCCCATCGTGGCGCTCGACCTTGAATCGGATCCGATCAAGGCTGGGCTGGTGCAGAGCATCACGCGCCCCGGCGGCAATCTCACCGGCATGTTCTTCGACTTCCCCGACTTTGCGAAGAAGTGGCTGCAGCTCCTCTCTGAGGCGGTGCCCGGCCTTGCCCGTCCCGCGATGCTCTGGGATCCGGCGACCGGCAAATACCAGGCGGACGCTGTCTCGGAAGAAGCCCGCTCGCGCGGGCTCTCGCTGCAGGTTTTGCCGGTGCGGTCGCCAGCCGATTTCGAGCCGGCTTTCGCCAATGGCGTCGATGCGAAGGCGGACGCCATGCTGGTGCTGTCGTCGCCGCTGTTCGGCACCAATCCGAAACTGATCGCCGACCTCGCAATCCAGCGCCGGCTGCCTGCGATCACGTTCTACCCGGAATTTGCGCGGGTCGGCGGCCTCCTCGCCTATGGCACCAACCTGATCGACCTGTTCTTCCAGGCTGGAGTCCTGGTCGCCAAGATCCTCGACGGCGAGCGGCCGGCGACGCTGCCGGTCGAGCGGCCGTCGCGCTTCCAGCTTGTCGTCAACCTGAAGACCGCGGCGCTGCTTGGCGTGACCATGCCGACCTCGATCCTGCTGCGCGCCGATGAGGTCATCGAATAG
- the acpS gene encoding holo-ACP synthase has translation MIIGIGSDLIDIRRVAKVIERHGDRFLDRIFTEVERGKATRRARSEKMVVATYAKRFAAKEACSKALGTGIRRGVWWRDMGVVNLPGGRPTMELTGGALARLRELTPAGFEARIDLSITDDWPIAQAFVIISAVPAGNS, from the coding sequence ATGATCATCGGGATCGGCTCCGATCTGATCGACATTCGCCGCGTGGCGAAGGTGATCGAGCGGCACGGTGACCGCTTCCTCGACCGCATCTTCACCGAGGTCGAGCGCGGGAAGGCCACCCGCCGCGCCAGGAGCGAGAAGATGGTGGTGGCGACCTATGCCAAGCGCTTTGCCGCCAAGGAGGCCTGCTCGAAGGCGCTCGGCACCGGGATCAGGCGCGGCGTCTGGTGGCGCGACATGGGGGTCGTGAACCTGCCGGGTGGCCGGCCGACCATGGAATTGACCGGCGGCGCGCTGGCCCGGCTGCGCGAGCTGACGCCGGCCGGGTTCGAGGCCAGGATCGACCTTTCCATCACGGACGACTGGCCGATCGCGCAGGCCTTCGTCATAATTTCGGCGGTGCCGGCAGGCAATTCCTGA
- a CDS encoding bifunctional (p)ppGpp synthetase/guanosine-3',5'-bis(diphosphate) 3'-pyrophosphohydrolase produces the protein MAYWRRSPPQMQAATEQVAVAPSSSSLPAKPAKPARPRMMRQYDLVERVRSYNPNTNEDLLNRAYVYAMKAHGSQTRASGDPYFSHPLEVAAILTGLKLDDATIVAALLHDTIEDTEATRAEIDQVFGHEIGALVEGLTKLKRLELVSREAKQAENLRKLLLAIADDVRVLLVKLADRLHNMRTLEFVAPASRRRIADETLDIYAPLAGRMGMQEMREELEDLSFRTLDPEAHAVVTQRLDALAERNRNLIGEIESQLSKNLRSNGLTARVYGRRKRPFSIWTKMQRKSVGFEQLSDIFGFRIVMGDLEACYRALGVVHTTWPVVPGRFKDYISTPKQNDYRSIHTTVIGPGNQRVELQIRTEEMDKIAEFGIAAHVFYKDGVGSPTELLKRESNAFAWLRHTIGILSESANPEEFLEHTKLELFHDQVFCFTPKGKLIALPRQANVIDFAYAVHTDVGNSAVGCKINGKFAPLSSELQNGDEVEVLTSQAQSAPPSAWESLAVTGKARAAIRRATRTAVRDQYAGLGRRIVERLFERAKIDYADDKLKGALPRLARASIDDVMAAVGRGEMKASDVARAMYPDYKEERVARYGGKKSLAVKLKLKSPPEPTRSPSAIPIRGINSDLPVKFAPNGGAVPGDRIVGIVTPGEGITIYPIQSPALKDFEEQPERWLDVRWDVDETTPQRFPARIRIDNVNEPGSLAQVATVIAEHDGNIDNISMHRRSPDFTELTIDLEVYDLKHLSAIIAQLRAKAVVARVERVNG, from the coding sequence ATGGCGTATTGGCGCCGCAGCCCACCGCAGATGCAGGCCGCGACCGAGCAGGTCGCGGTGGCGCCATCGTCGTCCTCGCTTCCCGCGAAGCCGGCAAAGCCGGCGCGCCCGCGGATGATGCGGCAATACGACCTGGTCGAGCGCGTCCGCTCCTACAATCCGAACACCAACGAGGACCTGCTCAACCGCGCCTATGTCTACGCCATGAAGGCGCATGGCTCGCAGACCCGCGCCTCCGGCGACCCCTATTTTTCACACCCGCTCGAGGTCGCCGCGATCCTGACCGGGCTGAAGCTCGACGACGCCACCATCGTGGCGGCGCTGCTGCACGACACCATCGAGGACACCGAGGCGACCCGGGCCGAGATCGACCAGGTCTTCGGACACGAGATCGGCGCGCTGGTCGAGGGCCTGACCAAGCTGAAGCGGCTGGAGCTGGTCTCGCGCGAGGCCAAGCAGGCCGAGAACCTGCGCAAGCTCCTGCTCGCCATCGCCGACGACGTCCGCGTGCTCCTGGTCAAGCTTGCCGATCGTCTCCACAACATGCGCACGCTCGAATTCGTAGCCCCGGCCTCGCGCCGGCGCATCGCCGACGAGACGCTCGACATCTATGCGCCGCTCGCCGGGCGCATGGGCATGCAGGAGATGCGGGAAGAGCTCGAGGACCTTTCCTTCCGCACGCTCGATCCGGAGGCCCATGCGGTCGTCACGCAGCGGCTCGACGCGCTCGCCGAGCGCAACCGCAACCTGATCGGCGAGATCGAAAGCCAGCTCTCCAAGAACCTGCGCAGCAACGGCCTCACCGCGCGGGTCTATGGGCGGCGCAAGCGGCCGTTCTCGATCTGGACCAAGATGCAGCGCAAGTCGGTGGGCTTCGAGCAACTCTCCGATATTTTCGGCTTCCGCATCGTGATGGGTGATCTGGAGGCCTGCTATCGCGCGCTCGGCGTCGTGCACACGACCTGGCCGGTGGTGCCCGGGCGCTTCAAGGATTACATCTCGACGCCGAAGCAGAACGACTACCGCTCGATCCACACCACCGTGATCGGCCCGGGCAACCAGCGCGTCGAGCTGCAGATCCGCACCGAGGAGATGGACAAGATCGCCGAGTTCGGTATCGCGGCGCACGTCTTCTACAAGGACGGGGTGGGTTCGCCGACCGAGCTCCTGAAGCGCGAATCCAACGCGTTCGCCTGGCTGCGCCACACCATCGGCATCCTCTCGGAAAGCGCCAATCCGGAGGAGTTCCTCGAGCACACCAAGCTCGAGCTGTTCCACGACCAGGTGTTCTGCTTCACCCCGAAGGGCAAGCTGATCGCGCTGCCGCGGCAGGCCAACGTCATCGATTTCGCCTATGCGGTGCACACCGACGTCGGCAACAGCGCGGTCGGCTGCAAGATCAACGGCAAGTTCGCGCCATTGTCGTCCGAGCTTCAGAACGGCGACGAGGTTGAGGTCCTGACCTCGCAGGCGCAGTCCGCGCCGCCCTCGGCGTGGGAGTCGCTCGCGGTGACCGGCAAGGCGCGCGCGGCGATCCGGCGCGCCACCCGCACCGCCGTGCGCGACCAGTATGCGGGGCTCGGCCGGCGCATCGTCGAGCGCCTGTTCGAGCGCGCCAAGATCGACTATGCCGACGACAAGCTGAAGGGCGCGCTGCCCAGGCTGGCGCGTGCCTCGATCGACGACGTGATGGCGGCGGTCGGCCGCGGCGAGATGAAGGCCTCCGACGTCGCCCGCGCGATGTATCCCGACTACAAGGAGGAGCGGGTCGCCCGCTACGGCGGCAAGAAGAGCCTCGCGGTGAAGCTGAAGCTCAAATCGCCGCCCGAGCCTACACGCAGCCCGTCGGCGATCCCGATCCGGGGCATCAACTCCGACCTGCCGGTCAAGTTCGCCCCGAACGGCGGCGCCGTGCCGGGCGACCGGATCGTCGGCATCGTCACCCCGGGCGAGGGGATCACCATCTATCCGATCCAGTCGCCTGCGCTGAAGGATTTCGAGGAGCAGCCGGAGCGCTGGCTCGACGTGCGCTGGGATGTCGATGAGACGACCCCGCAGCGCTTCCCGGCGCGCATCCGCATCGACAACGTCAACGAGCCCGGCAGCCTCGCCCAGGTCGCCACCGTGATTGCCGAGCACGACGGCAACATCGACAATATCAGCATGCACCGCCGCTCGCCCGACTTCACCGAGCTGACCATCGACCTCGAGGTCTATGACCTCAAGCATCTCAGCGCTATTATCGCTCAGTTGCGCGCAAAGGCCGTGGTCGCCCGGGTCGAGCGCGTCAACGGGTAG
- the rpoZ gene encoding DNA-directed RNA polymerase subunit omega encodes MARVTVEDCIDKVDNRFDLVLLAAHRARMISSGSQLTIDRDNDKNPVVSLREIADSTISPEDLREELVHSLQKFVEVDEPEPDTVPLIGSAGASVDADDTEVAVERMTEEELLKGLEGLAPPEEQPEEDE; translated from the coding sequence ATGGCGCGCGTCACTGTGGAAGATTGCATCGACAAGGTCGACAACCGTTTCGACCTGGTTTTGTTGGCCGCGCACCGCGCTCGGATGATCTCGTCAGGCTCACAACTTACGATTGATCGGGATAATGACAAGAACCCGGTCGTCTCGCTACGGGAAATCGCCGACTCGACCATTTCTCCCGAAGATTTGCGTGAAGAGTTGGTTCACTCGCTGCAGAAATTCGTTGAAGTGGATGAGCCGGAGCCCGATACCGTGCCGCTGATCGGTTCGGCTGGCGCCAGCGTCGATGCCGACGACACCGAAGTCGCAGTCGAGCGCATGACCGAGGAGGAACTGCTCAAGGGCCTCGAAGGTCTCGCCCCGCCGGAAGAGCAGCCTGAAGAGGACGAGTGA
- the rnc gene encoding ribonuclease III: MNDETPDIQTATAREAEPQAQAPARQKAEGQEAAAARKPPRKKRAKSSAKAATAAIEARIGHTFADASLLATAFTHVSALKSSRKRSESYQRLEFLGDHVLGLVVSDMLYRAFPSADEGELSKRLAELVRKESCADVARSLGLGDDIKLGAVGAGAGARLRKSVLGDVCEAVIGAIYLDGGHAAAAEFVARNWTERMHKPRRPLRDPKTVLQEWAQGKGLPTPVYREVERTGPHHDPQFRVAVDLPGLAPAEGVGGSKRAAEKVAASVMIEREGVGSNDG; the protein is encoded by the coding sequence ATGAACGACGAAACGCCCGACATCCAGACTGCGACGGCACGCGAGGCCGAGCCGCAAGCTCAGGCGCCAGCTCGTCAGAAAGCTGAAGGGCAGGAGGCTGCTGCCGCGCGCAAGCCGCCCCGGAAGAAGCGCGCCAAAAGCAGCGCGAAGGCTGCGACCGCGGCGATCGAGGCGCGCATCGGACACACGTTCGCCGACGCAAGCCTGCTCGCCACCGCCTTCACCCATGTCTCGGCGCTCAAATCCAGCCGCAAGCGCAGCGAGAGCTACCAGCGGCTGGAGTTCCTCGGCGACCATGTGCTCGGGCTGGTCGTGTCCGACATGCTCTATCGCGCCTTTCCGAGCGCGGATGAGGGCGAGCTCTCGAAGCGCCTTGCCGAGCTCGTGCGCAAGGAAAGCTGCGCCGACGTCGCGCGGTCGCTCGGGCTCGGCGACGATATCAAGCTCGGCGCGGTTGGCGCGGGCGCGGGCGCGCGGCTGCGCAAATCGGTGCTGGGCGACGTCTGCGAGGCGGTCATTGGCGCGATCTATCTCGACGGCGGACACGCGGCCGCGGCGGAGTTCGTCGCGCGCAACTGGACCGAGCGAATGCACAAGCCGCGCCGGCCGCTGCGCGATCCGAAGACGGTGCTGCAGGAATGGGCCCAGGGCAAGGGCCTGCCGACCCCGGTCTATCGCGAGGTCGAGCGCACCGGCCCGCACCACGACCCGCAGTTCCGTGTCGCGGTCGACCTGCCTGGGCTCGCGCCGGCCGAAGGCGTCGGCGGCAGCAAGCGCGCCGCGGAAAAGGTCGCGGCATCCGTGATGATCGAGCGCGAAGGCGTCGGCAGCAATGATGGCTGA
- the recO gene encoding DNA repair protein RecO, whose product MEWTDDGIVLGVRRHGENSAIVELLTREHGRHLGLVRGGAGSRMRPLLQPGNNVRAVWRARLDEHLGTYAIEGMRLRAATFLASSHAVYGVTHLAALTRLLPERDPHQDIYGMLERTLDDFDDAGVAAMHLVRFELAMLTELGFGLDLENCAASGETTDLVYVSPKSGGAVSRAAGEPWRDRLLPLPAFLRGAGHWSDQDLQDGFRLTGLFLLRHVLEPRGQGHSDAREGFINAVVKRRAQMLASSR is encoded by the coding sequence ATGGAATGGACCGACGACGGCATCGTGCTGGGGGTGAGGCGGCATGGCGAGAACTCCGCCATCGTCGAGCTCTTGACGCGCGAGCATGGCCGGCATCTCGGGCTGGTGCGTGGCGGCGCCGGATCGCGGATGCGGCCGCTCTTGCAGCCGGGCAACAATGTACGTGCGGTGTGGCGGGCGCGGCTCGACGAGCATCTCGGCACCTATGCGATCGAGGGCATGCGGCTGCGTGCGGCGACCTTCCTCGCGTCCTCCCACGCGGTCTACGGCGTCACGCATCTTGCGGCGCTGACGCGGCTGCTGCCGGAGCGCGATCCGCACCAGGACATCTATGGGATGCTGGAGCGGACGCTGGACGATTTCGACGATGCCGGGGTGGCCGCCATGCATCTCGTCCGCTTCGAGCTTGCGATGCTCACGGAACTCGGCTTCGGCCTTGACCTCGAAAACTGCGCGGCGAGCGGCGAGACCACCGACCTCGTCTATGTGTCGCCCAAATCGGGCGGCGCGGTGTCGCGCGCGGCCGGCGAGCCGTGGCGCGACCGGCTGCTGCCGCTGCCGGCGTTCCTGCGCGGCGCCGGTCACTGGTCGGACCAGGATTTGCAGGACGGTTTCCGTCTGACCGGACTATTCCTGCTGCGCCATGTGCTGGAACCGCGCGGGCAGGGCCATTCCGATGCGCGCGAAGGCTTCATCAATGCGGTGGTGAAGCGACGGGCACAGATGCTAGCGTCCTCGCGATGA
- a CDS encoding pyridoxine 5'-phosphate synthase, with product MPNPLPLRLGVNVDHVATLRNARGGPRPDPVRAAQLAIAAGADGITAHLREDRRHIRDVDMARLKAEIAKPLNFEMAATEDMLRISLATRPHAVCLVPERREELTTEGGLDVVGQHNALAPFIARLGDAGIRVSLFIAADPRQIEMAAKLRAPVIEIHTGAWCDAVVDGHVEKAEAEWRRIVAGAKLARAAGLEVHAGHGLDYATAETIAGLPEIAELNIGYFMIGEALFVGLGETVKAMRAAMDRGRGGIVA from the coding sequence ATGCCTAATCCCTTGCCGCTTCGCCTCGGCGTCAATGTCGATCACGTCGCCACCCTGCGAAATGCCCGGGGAGGGCCGCGCCCCGATCCGGTGCGCGCGGCGCAGCTCGCGATCGCGGCCGGCGCCGACGGCATCACGGCGCATCTGCGGGAGGACCGGCGCCATATCCGTGACGTCGACATGGCCCGGCTGAAGGCCGAGATCGCCAAGCCCCTGAATTTCGAGATGGCGGCAACCGAGGACATGCTGCGCATTTCGCTCGCAACCAGGCCGCATGCCGTGTGCCTGGTGCCGGAGCGGCGCGAGGAGCTCACCACCGAAGGCGGCCTCGATGTCGTCGGCCAGCACAATGCGCTGGCTCCCTTCATCGCCAGGCTCGGCGATGCCGGCATTCGCGTGTCCCTGTTCATCGCCGCCGACCCGCGGCAGATCGAGATGGCGGCCAAGCTGCGCGCGCCGGTCATCGAGATCCATACCGGGGCCTGGTGTGACGCGGTCGTCGACGGGCACGTCGAGAAGGCGGAGGCCGAATGGCGGCGCATCGTCGCCGGCGCAAAGCTCGCCCGCGCGGCCGGCCTGGAGGTGCATGCCGGCCACGGCCTCGACTATGCGACCGCGGAGACGATTGCCGGACTGCCCGAGATCGCCGAGCTCAACATCGGCTACTTCATGATCGGCGAGGCCCTGTTCGTCGGGCTCGGCGAGACGGTCAAGGCCATGCGCGCGGCGATGGACCGCGGCCGGGGCGGGATAGTTGCATGA
- the era gene encoding GTPase Era — MAESVGGAAPAETRCGFVALIGAPNVGKSTLVNALVGSKVTIVSRKVQTTRALIRGIVIEGHAQIILVDTPGIFAPKRRLDRAMVSTAWSGAHDADLVCVLLDAKAGIDDDADAILARAAAVDHEKILVINKIDLVPREKLLALAKAANERLPFARTFMVSALSGDGVADLREGLAAMVPAGPFLYPEDQMSDAPMRHLAAEITREKIFAKLHQELPYQSTVETDSWTERKDGSIRIEQTIFVERESQRKIVLGKGGATIKSIGADARREIAEITGCLVHLFLFVKVRENWGDDPDRYREMGLEFPRE; from the coding sequence ATGGCTGAGTCTGTCGGCGGCGCCGCGCCCGCCGAGACGCGTTGCGGCTTCGTCGCGCTGATCGGTGCGCCCAACGTGGGCAAGTCCACCCTGGTCAACGCGCTGGTAGGCTCCAAGGTCACGATCGTCTCGCGCAAGGTGCAGACCACGCGTGCGCTGATCCGCGGCATCGTGATCGAGGGCCACGCACAGATCATCCTGGTCGACACGCCCGGCATCTTCGCGCCGAAGCGCCGCCTCGACCGCGCCATGGTGTCGACCGCCTGGAGCGGCGCCCACGACGCCGATCTGGTCTGCGTGCTGCTCGACGCCAAGGCCGGGATCGACGACGATGCCGACGCCATCCTGGCGAGGGCAGCCGCGGTCGATCACGAGAAGATCCTGGTCATAAACAAGATCGATCTGGTGCCGCGCGAGAAGCTGCTGGCGCTGGCGAAGGCCGCCAATGAGCGCCTGCCGTTCGCGCGCACCTTCATGGTCTCGGCGCTGTCGGGCGACGGCGTCGCCGACCTGCGAGAGGGGCTCGCGGCGATGGTGCCGGCGGGGCCGTTCCTCTATCCGGAAGACCAGATGTCGGATGCGCCGATGCGACACCTGGCGGCCGAGATCACCCGGGAGAAGATCTTCGCCAAGCTGCATCAGGAACTGCCGTACCAGTCGACCGTCGAAACCGATAGCTGGACCGAGCGCAAGGACGGCTCGATCCGCATCGAGCAGACGATCTTTGTCGAGCGCGAAAGCCAGCGCAAGATCGTGCTCGGCAAGGGCGGCGCCACCATCAAGTCGATCGGGGCGGACGCGCGACGCGAGATCGCCGAGATCACGGGCTGCCTGGTCCACCTGTTTCTGTTCGTCAAGGTGCGCGAGAATTGGGGTGACGATCCCGACCGCTACAGGGAGATGGGGCTCGAGTTTCCCCGGGAATAG
- the parC gene encoding DNA topoisomerase IV subunit A encodes MGKTLIPPEPAEVHEVPLREALEERYLAYALSTIMHRALPDARDGLKPVHRRILYGMRLLRLDPGSAFKKSAKIVGDVMGSFHPHGDQAIYDAMVRLAQDFSSRYPLVDGQGNFGNIDGDNPAAYRYTEARMTDVARLLLDGIDEDGVEFRANYDGQSKEPVVLPGGFPNLLANGAQGIAVGMATSIPPHNAAELCDAALHLIEKPQAKSRALLKWVKGPDFPTGGIVVDSKEAIAEAYATGRGSFRTRARWEKEEGSRGTWVVVVTEIPWLVQKSRLIEKIAELLNDKKLPLVGDIRDESAEDVRVVIEPKSRSVDPELMMESLFRLTELETRIPLNLNVLIKGGRVPQVLGLAEALREWLDHLRDVLVRRSNYRKTQIEHRLEVLGGYLIAYLNLDKVIKIIRTEDEPKPVLMKTFKLTDIQADSILNMRLRNLRKLEEMEIRTEDKNLRGELKGIKALLGSEAEQWTKVGEQVKKVRDMFGPKTPLGKRRTTFADAPEHDLAAIEEAFVEREPVTVVVSEKGWVRTLKGHVADLSGLAFKTDDKLDQAFFAESTSKLLLFATNGKFYSLDVAKLPGGRGHGEPIRMFVDLDQDAAIVSLFVNKGERRFLIASSEGQGFIVKEEDCVGNTRKGKQVMNVTMPNEATAIATVAGDTVAVIGTNHKMVLFPLDQVPEMARGRGVRLQKYTSASLSDVTTFDSKEGLTWKDSAGRDQSMSTKELADWRGNRADAGRLAHGLPKSNKFGKPIE; translated from the coding sequence ATGGGAAAAACACTGATTCCGCCTGAACCGGCCGAGGTTCACGAGGTCCCGTTGCGCGAGGCGCTGGAAGAGCGCTATCTCGCCTACGCGCTGTCGACCATCATGCATCGCGCGCTGCCCGATGCGCGCGACGGCTTGAAGCCGGTGCATCGCCGCATCCTCTACGGCATGCGCCTGCTGCGGCTCGACCCGGGCTCCGCCTTCAAGAAATCAGCCAAGATCGTCGGCGACGTGATGGGCTCGTTCCATCCGCATGGCGACCAGGCGATCTACGACGCCATGGTGCGGCTCGCGCAGGATTTCTCCTCGCGCTATCCGCTGGTCGACGGCCAGGGCAATTTCGGCAATATCGACGGCGACAATCCCGCCGCCTATCGCTACACCGAAGCGCGGATGACCGATGTCGCGCGGCTGTTGCTCGACGGCATCGACGAGGACGGCGTCGAATTTCGCGCCAATTATGACGGCCAGTCGAAAGAGCCGGTGGTGCTGCCCGGCGGCTTTCCGAACCTGCTCGCCAACGGCGCACAGGGCATTGCGGTCGGCATGGCGACCTCAATCCCGCCGCACAATGCCGCCGAGCTCTGCGACGCCGCGCTGCACCTGATCGAGAAGCCGCAGGCGAAGTCGCGCGCGCTCCTGAAATGGGTCAAGGGTCCGGATTTCCCGACCGGCGGCATCGTCGTCGATTCCAAGGAAGCGATCGCGGAGGCCTACGCCACCGGGCGCGGCTCGTTCCGCACCCGCGCCCGATGGGAGAAGGAAGAGGGCTCGCGCGGCACCTGGGTCGTGGTCGTCACCGAGATCCCGTGGCTGGTACAGAAGTCGCGGCTGATCGAGAAGATCGCGGAGCTCCTGAACGACAAGAAGCTGCCGCTGGTCGGCGACATCAGGGATGAGTCCGCCGAGGACGTGCGCGTCGTCATCGAGCCGAAGTCGCGCTCGGTCGATCCGGAACTGATGATGGAATCGCTGTTCCGGCTCACCGAGCTGGAAACCCGGATCCCGCTGAATCTCAACGTGCTGATCAAGGGCGGCCGCGTGCCGCAGGTGCTGGGGCTCGCCGAAGCCTTGCGCGAATGGCTCGACCATCTGCGCGACGTGCTGGTGCGCCGCTCCAACTACCGCAAGACCCAGATCGAGCACCGCCTGGAAGTGCTCGGCGGCTATCTGATCGCCTATCTGAACCTCGACAAGGTGATCAAGATCATCCGCACCGAGGACGAGCCGAAGCCGGTCTTGATGAAGACCTTCAAGCTCACGGACATTCAGGCCGATTCCATCCTCAACATGCGCCTGCGCAACTTGCGCAAGCTCGAGGAAATGGAGATCCGCACCGAGGACAAGAATCTTCGTGGCGAGCTGAAAGGCATCAAGGCGCTGCTCGGCTCCGAGGCCGAGCAATGGACCAAGGTCGGCGAGCAGGTCAAGAAGGTCCGCGACATGTTCGGGCCGAAGACGCCGCTCGGCAAGCGCCGCACCACCTTTGCGGACGCGCCCGAGCATGATCTCGCCGCGATCGAGGAGGCCTTTGTCGAGCGCGAGCCGGTCACGGTCGTGGTTTCCGAAAAGGGCTGGGTGCGCACGCTCAAGGGTCATGTCGCCGATCTCTCGGGCCTGGCCTTCAAGACCGACGACAAGCTCGATCAGGCGTTTTTCGCCGAAAGCACCTCGAAGCTGTTGCTGTTTGCCACCAACGGCAAGTTCTATTCCCTCGACGTGGCGAAGCTGCCCGGCGGCCGCGGCCATGGCGAGCCGATCCGCATGTTCGTCGACCTCGACCAGGATGCGGCGATCGTGTCGCTGTTCGTCAACAAGGGCGAGCGCAGGTTCCTGATCGCGAGCTCGGAAGGGCAGGGCTTCATCGTCAAGGAAGAGGATTGCGTCGGCAACACCCGCAAGGGCAAGCAGGTGATGAACGTCACCATGCCGAACGAGGCGACCGCGATCGCCACAGTCGCCGGCGACACGGTCGCGGTCATCGGCACCAACCACAAGATGGTGCTGTTCCCGCTCGACCAGGTGCCGGAGATGGCACGCGGCCGCGGCGTGCGCCTGCAGAAATACACCAGCGCCTCGCTGTCGGACGTCACGACCTTCGATTCCAAGGAAGGGCTGACCTGGAAGGACTCCGCCGGCCGCGACCAGAGCATGAGCACCAAGGAATTGGCGGACTGGCGCGGCAACCGCGCCGATGCCGGCCGCCTCGCGCACGGCCTGCCCAAGTCGAACAAGTTCGGCAAGCCGATCGAGTAA